In one window of Chryseobacterium phocaeense DNA:
- a CDS encoding cytochrome-c peroxidase — translation MKRGLYWVLGLVLLVLWSFTAKVNQDLSNIQDPGIEDIVKSYKKAIADWPKPDIDYGVQWKEFAPIKNDTAFFTEQDKPNVILGKMLFFDPKLSKSSQVSCSSCHDPEMGWSDRRRVALGSDHLLGNRNSISLYNIAERQSFFWDGRAKTLEEQAAGPLGAHHEMAMDVKTLPAKIQAVKGYTELFKKAYGTDQVTYDRIVKAIADFQKTIKSQPSRFDRFLEGKYNALSDEEIYGMHIFRTKARCMNCHNGQYLTDESFHNIGLTYYKKKYQDLGLYEITKKTEDVGKFRTPQLRDLMLTQPWMHNGLFNDLEGVVNIYNSGMHQLDPTPEKKKLDPMHPVTDPLLKPLNLTKEETKALVSFLESLSGTKFKMRRPEFPTE, via the coding sequence ATGAAAAGAGGTTTATATTGGGTTTTAGGATTAGTTTTATTGGTATTGTGGAGTTTTACCGCCAAAGTCAATCAGGATCTTTCGAATATTCAGGATCCCGGTATTGAAGATATTGTAAAAAGCTACAAGAAAGCAATTGCAGACTGGCCAAAACCTGATATAGATTATGGAGTGCAATGGAAAGAATTTGCCCCAATTAAAAATGATACCGCTTTTTTTACCGAGCAGGATAAACCTAATGTTATTTTAGGTAAAATGCTTTTTTTCGATCCGAAATTATCCAAATCAAGCCAGGTTTCCTGCAGCTCATGCCACGATCCGGAAATGGGCTGGTCAGACCGGAGACGTGTTGCTTTAGGAAGTGACCATCTTTTAGGAAACAGAAATTCTATCTCTCTTTATAATATTGCAGAACGCCAGTCGTTTTTCTGGGACGGAAGGGCCAAAACCCTTGAAGAGCAGGCAGCAGGTCCTCTTGGGGCACACCATGAAATGGCAATGGATGTAAAAACCTTACCTGCAAAAATACAGGCTGTAAAAGGCTACACAGAGCTTTTCAAAAAAGCATACGGAACAGACCAGGTAACTTACGACAGAATTGTAAAAGCCATTGCTGATTTTCAGAAAACCATAAAAAGCCAGCCCAGCCGCTTCGACAGGTTTCTGGAAGGAAAATACAATGCTTTATCAGACGAAGAAATTTACGGCATGCACATTTTCCGTACAAAAGCCCGCTGCATGAACTGTCATAACGGACAATACCTTACTGACGAATCTTTCCACAATATCGGGCTTACCTATTATAAAAAGAAATACCAGGATCTGGGATTGTATGAGATTACAAAAAAAACTGAAGATGTGGGTAAATTCAGAACCCCGCAATTAAGAGATCTGATGCTTACACAACCTTGGATGCACAACGGGCTGTTCAATGATCTTGAAGGAGTTGTGAATATTTACAACAGCGGAATGCACCAGCTGGATCCTACCCCCGAGAAAAAGAAACTGGACCCCATGCACCCTGTAACTGATCCCTTATTAAAACCTCTGAACTTAACGAAAGAAGAAACCAAAGCTCTCGTTTCTTTCCTTGAATCTCTTTCGGGAACAAAATTTAAAATGAGACGGCCGGAATTTCCGACTGAGTAG
- the proC gene encoding pyrroline-5-carboxylate reductase: MKIAILGAGNMGLSFSKSFLKYELIKPEHLHLITRSQAKISKIAEDFPKSKISTFEETKNLDADLIIVAVKPQDFQHVAQNFQFTLQENQMVLSIMAGIKIEKIQKLLNHPLVVRAMPNSPTLLGMGITGYTAANGISFSQLINVERLLNSTGRSVYLEDENLLDGVTALSGSGPAYFYYIIDAMIKAGVDMGIEENLSQLFVKQTMLGAYHLINNSDKSLEELIKDVASKGGTTEAALKTFEDKSFKEILKSGILNAEKRAKELNG; encoded by the coding sequence ATGAAAATAGCTATTCTCGGAGCCGGCAATATGGGACTTTCTTTCTCAAAATCATTTTTAAAATATGAGCTGATCAAGCCGGAACACCTCCACCTGATCACCCGAAGCCAGGCTAAAATTTCAAAAATCGCCGAAGATTTTCCAAAATCTAAGATTTCCACTTTTGAAGAAACCAAAAACCTGGATGCCGATCTTATTATTGTTGCCGTAAAACCTCAGGATTTTCAACATGTAGCCCAGAATTTTCAATTTACATTACAAGAAAACCAGATGGTACTTTCCATTATGGCCGGAATTAAAATCGAAAAAATCCAGAAACTACTAAACCATCCTCTCGTGGTAAGGGCCATGCCGAACTCTCCTACCCTTCTGGGAATGGGAATTACGGGGTATACCGCAGCAAACGGCATTTCTTTCAGCCAGCTGATCAATGTTGAAAGATTACTGAACAGCACCGGAAGATCCGTTTACCTAGAAGACGAAAATCTGCTGGACGGTGTTACGGCACTTTCAGGAAGCGGACCGGCATATTTCTATTACATCATCGATGCCATGATCAAAGCCGGGGTAGACATGGGTATTGAAGAGAACCTTTCCCAACTTTTCGTGAAACAGACCATGCTGGGTGCCTATCACCTGATCAATAATTCTGACAAAAGCCTTGAAGAGCTTATTAAAGACGTAGCTTCCAAAGGCGGAACTACTGAAGCTGCCTTAAAAACATTTGAAGACAAAAGTTTTAAAGAAATTCTGAAAAGCGGAATTCTCAACGCCGAAAAGCGTGCTAAAGAATTAAACGGCTAA
- a CDS encoding VanZ family protein, with amino-acid sequence MLKKFYKITIVPYTLFLLYLMFLGMGRFQYEDHQITIKPVFSTLEFIHNSIDPRSIIIIVLGNIIMFMPFGFLGWIFHRLEDLKTLLYSFVSTIIIIEALQYFTRMGIFEVDDIILNTFGVYLGWLLRRLIERRFSRLIL; translated from the coding sequence ATGTTAAAGAAATTTTATAAAATTACTATTGTACCGTATACGTTGTTTTTGCTTTACCTCATGTTTTTAGGAATGGGCAGGTTTCAGTATGAAGATCATCAGATCACCATAAAGCCCGTTTTTTCCACACTGGAGTTTATTCATAACAGTATTGACCCGAGGTCTATTATCATTATTGTTTTGGGAAATATCATTATGTTTATGCCATTCGGGTTTCTGGGCTGGATTTTCCATCGGCTGGAAGATCTGAAAACACTGCTTTATTCCTTTGTTTCTACCATTATTATCATTGAAGCACTTCAATATTTTACCAGAATGGGCATATTTGAGGTGGATGATATTATTTTAAATACCTTCGGGGTTTATCTCGGATGGCTCCTCCGTCGCTTGATTGAAAGGAGGTTTAGCCGTTTAATTCTTTAG
- the lnt gene encoding apolipoprotein N-acyltransferase, giving the protein MKYVLLTLISAMLLSVSWPTYGVPFFIFIALVPLLMMEHGISKFSSYKRKSWMVFGLSYLCFIIWNIVTTGWLYGSKNPDGSHSMMAVVFPVLVNSFLYSLVFQCYHWYKNAQGTYWGLGFLIAIWMSFEKFHLNWELTWPWLNLGNVFSDYPKLIQWYDTLGATGGSFWILVINVLIFYTIRTWEAGRKRKDLIRNISMVAALIVLPMIISLVKYNNFDEKPSGQVNVLMLQPDLDPYAEKYSKDSLTIENDLLALAESNSKGKIDYYIAPETALPGRGSISETAFEKSLLLNNIKSFLAQHPGSVFATGISSHRFYKTQESIPKEAYQINPDLWVESYNTAIQLAPEQKVQVYHKGKLVPGVEIFPYMSVLKPLLGDAMINLGGTVASLGTDKERKSFSNPYNKGRMAPVICYESIYGEFTTDYVKKGANFLGIVTNDSWWGVTEGHKQLLSYAKLRAIETRREIARAANSGISAHINAKGEIESDTFYGDKTTLFAKVNLYETMTFYTRAGDLLSRFSIFALGFLLFYFLIEKFRHRIKKA; this is encoded by the coding sequence ATGAAATACGTTTTACTTACGCTCATTTCAGCAATGCTGCTGTCTGTTTCGTGGCCTACCTATGGTGTTCCGTTTTTTATATTCATTGCTCTTGTTCCTTTGTTGATGATGGAGCACGGCATATCAAAATTTTCATCATACAAAAGAAAAAGCTGGATGGTCTTCGGGCTTTCCTATCTTTGTTTCATTATCTGGAATATCGTCACCACAGGCTGGCTGTACGGTTCTAAAAACCCTGATGGAAGCCACTCCATGATGGCCGTGGTCTTTCCGGTCCTTGTGAATTCCTTTTTATATTCGCTTGTTTTCCAATGCTATCATTGGTATAAAAATGCACAGGGAACCTATTGGGGACTGGGATTCCTGATCGCCATCTGGATGAGTTTTGAAAAATTCCACCTGAACTGGGAGCTTACATGGCCGTGGCTGAATTTAGGAAACGTATTTTCAGATTATCCTAAACTAATACAGTGGTATGATACATTGGGAGCCACCGGCGGAAGCTTCTGGATCTTAGTCATCAATGTTTTAATTTTCTATACCATAAGGACATGGGAAGCAGGAAGAAAACGAAAAGACCTGATCAGAAATATTTCTATGGTTGCAGCTTTAATTGTCCTTCCTATGATTATTTCACTGGTTAAATACAATAACTTTGATGAAAAGCCATCCGGACAGGTTAATGTACTGATGCTGCAGCCTGATCTTGATCCTTATGCTGAAAAGTATTCAAAAGACAGCCTGACCATTGAAAATGACCTGCTGGCTTTAGCCGAAAGCAACTCAAAAGGAAAAATCGATTATTATATTGCCCCGGAAACAGCACTTCCCGGAAGAGGATCGATCTCTGAAACCGCTTTCGAAAAGAGTCTTCTTTTAAACAATATCAAAAGCTTTTTAGCCCAACATCCCGGATCTGTTTTTGCTACCGGAATTTCTTCGCACCGTTTTTATAAAACCCAGGAAAGCATTCCTAAAGAAGCCTATCAGATCAATCCCGACCTCTGGGTTGAAAGCTACAACACAGCCATTCAGCTTGCCCCGGAGCAGAAGGTTCAGGTTTATCACAAAGGAAAGCTGGTGCCTGGTGTTGAGATCTTCCCTTATATGAGTGTTTTAAAACCTCTTCTGGGTGATGCCATGATTAATCTCGGCGGAACTGTCGCTTCCCTGGGAACAGATAAGGAAAGAAAATCATTTTCAAACCCTTACAACAAAGGCAGAATGGCACCTGTCATCTGCTATGAAAGCATTTATGGCGAATTCACAACGGATTACGTGAAAAAAGGGGCCAATTTCTTAGGAATCGTGACCAATGATTCATGGTGGGGTGTTACGGAAGGCCACAAACAGCTTTTGTCTTACGCAAAACTGAGGGCTATTGAGACCAGAAGGGAAATTGCCCGAGCCGCCAACAGTGGTATATCTGCCCACATCAACGCCAAAGGGGAAATAGAAAGCGATACATTCTATGGAGATAAAACAACCCTGTTTGCAAAAGTAAACCTGTATGAAACCATGACCTTCTATACAAGAGCCGGTGATCTTTTATCGAGGTTTTCTATTTTTGCTTTAGGATTTTTATTATTTTACTTCCTGATTGAAAAATTCAGACATAGGATTAAAAAGGCATAG
- a CDS encoding T9SS type A sorting domain-containing protein — translation MKRICILLSMLPVGLMAQDYTEVQTGMKNFYYASAHAADMDKDGKPDVVINGAIDSDGDGNVDTSFNEVYKNNGTSLVPYADLGVNATHLGDIKFMDFDNDGLLDIISTGLSYNDIVNYKHYRFRNTGTGFTKQAELAGKIYGSLESFDFNNDGKIDYAINGTQYVDGVGFVNNIDFYRNTGTAFEISDGWQPGTQNGSFKMIDLNNDNLLDLVILGNAQDDIPVCKVYLNQSGTLTLSQDLTALTSGKMDVADFNADGYQDVVISGQDSNYTGYLAVLMNDGTGSLTEQRINIPEIADSSVSTGDVNNDGYYDFIVSGNDEDMNAVVKTFLYNPSTQNFTENIPTGLHTLGGPGFVNLLDFDNDHRLDVLLAGFDWADPGMPSLTKIFKNTSTEVNLKPVPPAVLNLTKTGNRFKFSWSGASDDKTPVNALQYEIKVGSAPGLADIAKYTVTTPSWFLDLDPSVQNVYWSVRSIDASKVFSDASVQNTLGTRDVKVNTGISIYPNPASEKVFIKGEKVLEAEIYAMDGKKLNAVLNNDQSINVTHLPKGVYLLKLKTKNEITTQKLMIK, via the coding sequence ATGAAGAGGATCTGTATTCTTTTATCTATGCTTCCTGTAGGTCTGATGGCTCAGGATTACACAGAAGTTCAAACCGGGATGAAAAATTTTTATTACGCATCGGCACACGCAGCCGATATGGATAAGGACGGGAAGCCGGATGTGGTGATCAACGGAGCTATCGATTCTGACGGTGACGGTAACGTGGACACTTCTTTTAATGAAGTATATAAAAATAACGGAACTTCACTGGTGCCTTATGCCGATCTGGGAGTTAATGCTACCCATCTTGGAGACATAAAATTCATGGATTTTGATAATGATGGTCTTCTGGATATTATCTCTACAGGATTAAGCTATAATGATATTGTAAACTATAAACACTACAGATTCCGCAATACCGGAACAGGTTTTACAAAACAGGCTGAACTTGCCGGAAAAATCTACGGATCCCTTGAAAGTTTTGATTTTAATAATGATGGTAAGATTGATTATGCCATTAATGGAACGCAGTATGTAGATGGGGTTGGGTTTGTTAACAATATCGATTTTTACAGAAATACCGGAACTGCTTTTGAAATCTCTGACGGATGGCAGCCGGGAACACAAAACGGCAGTTTCAAAATGATAGATCTTAATAATGACAATCTTTTGGATCTTGTTATTTTAGGAAATGCCCAGGATGATATTCCGGTTTGTAAGGTATATCTGAACCAATCGGGGACATTGACACTTTCGCAGGATCTTACGGCCCTGACAAGTGGAAAAATGGATGTTGCAGATTTTAATGCGGATGGCTACCAGGATGTTGTGATCTCCGGGCAGGACAGTAATTATACCGGGTATCTGGCAGTTCTGATGAACGACGGAACCGGAAGCCTGACCGAACAAAGAATCAATATTCCGGAAATTGCAGATTCGTCGGTAAGCACCGGTGATGTCAATAATGACGGATACTATGATTTTATCGTATCCGGAAATGATGAAGATATGAATGCGGTTGTAAAAACCTTCTTATATAATCCTTCAACTCAGAATTTTACTGAAAATATACCTACAGGTCTGCATACTTTAGGAGGGCCGGGTTTTGTGAATCTACTTGACTTTGACAATGACCACCGTCTGGATGTTTTATTGGCCGGATTTGATTGGGCAGATCCGGGCATGCCTTCACTTACCAAAATTTTCAAAAATACTTCTACGGAAGTTAATCTGAAACCTGTACCTCCTGCAGTCCTTAATCTCACAAAAACCGGAAACCGTTTTAAATTTTCATGGAGCGGCGCTTCGGATGATAAAACCCCGGTGAACGCACTTCAGTACGAAATTAAAGTAGGGTCCGCACCCGGTTTGGCTGATATCGCAAAATATACCGTAACAACGCCTTCATGGTTTCTGGATCTGGATCCTTCTGTTCAGAATGTATACTGGAGTGTAAGATCCATAGATGCTTCAAAAGTATTTTCCGATGCTTCCGTTCAGAATACATTAGGAACAAGAGATGTAAAAGTTAACACAGGAATTTCGATTTATCCGAACCCGGCCTCTGAAAAAGTATTTATCAAGGGCGAAAAGGTTTTAGAAGCTGAAATTTATGCGATGGACGGTAAAAAGCTGAATGCCGTTTTAAATAATGACCAATCAATCAATGTGACTCATCTTCCGAAAGGAGTTTATCTGCTAAAACTGAAAACTAAAAACGAAATAACCACTCAGAAACTGATGATTAAATAA
- the rpmB gene encoding 50S ribosomal protein L28 — protein MSRICQITGKRAMVGNNVSHANNKTKRRFEINLLEKKFYLPEQDKHVTLKVSAHGLRVINKIGIEEAIERATRNGLIKKN, from the coding sequence ATGTCAAGAATTTGCCAAATAACAGGAAAGCGTGCAATGGTTGGTAACAACGTTTCTCACGCTAATAACAAAACGAAGCGTCGTTTTGAAATTAACTTATTAGAGAAGAAGTTTTACCTTCCGGAGCAAGATAAGCACGTAACACTGAAAGTATCAGCTCATGGATTGAGAGTGATTAACAAGATTGGAATCGAAGAAGCTATTGAAAGAGCTACTAGAAACGGATTGATTAAAAAGAATTAA
- the rpmG gene encoding 50S ribosomal protein L33, translating into MAKKGNRVQVILECTEHKESGMPGMSRYISTKNKKNTTERLELKKFNPVLKKVTVHKEIK; encoded by the coding sequence ATGGCAAAAAAAGGAAACAGAGTTCAAGTAATTCTTGAATGTACAGAGCACAAGGAAAGCGGAATGCCAGGAATGTCAAGATACATTTCTACTAAAAATAAAAAGAACACTACTGAGAGATTGGAATTGAAAAAATTCAATCCTGTTCTTAAGAAAGTAACAGTTCACAAAGAAATCAAGTAA
- a CDS encoding DUF4295 domain-containing protein, which yields MAKKVVATLQSGQSKKMTKVVKMVKSSKSGAYVFEEKVMNADEVDGYLKK from the coding sequence ATGGCAAAGAAAGTAGTAGCAACCCTACAAAGTGGTCAGTCAAAAAAAATGACTAAAGTTGTGAAAATGGTTAAGTCATCTAAGTCAGGTGCTTACGTTTTCGAAGAAAAAGTAATGAATGCAGACGAAGTAGACGGTTATTTGAAGAAATAA
- a CDS encoding MBL fold metallo-hydrolase — MKQLFILLLGIACQICPSQTVQNKHRSAKGVKLIVLGNVQDAGSPQIGCQKACCADLWKHPQQDRKVASIGVTDYDLQKTYIFDATPDFTQQVQLLHEHAGTPKKTAPDGIFITHAHIGHYTGLMYLGKEGMNSKNVPVYTMPELKAFFENNGPWSQLVKLNNISLREMQNEAPVQLSTNLEVTPVQVPHRDEYSETVGYLIKGPHKKALFIPDIDKWNKWKHNITDFIKNVDYAFLDGTFYDAEEVGNRNLADIPHPFITESMEAFKNLPQKERKKIFFIHFNHTNKLLQPDSEQSRQVLERGFNIARLGEEVEL, encoded by the coding sequence ATGAAGCAGTTATTCATTCTGTTGCTCGGTATTGCCTGCCAGATCTGCCCATCACAAACTGTTCAGAATAAACACAGGTCTGCAAAGGGAGTAAAACTTATTGTATTGGGAAACGTGCAGGATGCGGGCTCACCACAGATCGGCTGTCAAAAGGCATGCTGTGCAGATCTCTGGAAACATCCTCAGCAGGATAGAAAAGTAGCTTCCATAGGCGTAACGGATTATGATTTACAGAAAACCTATATTTTCGATGCTACTCCGGACTTCACCCAACAGGTTCAGTTGCTGCATGAACATGCAGGTACCCCGAAAAAGACCGCTCCTGATGGGATCTTTATTACCCATGCTCACATTGGCCATTATACAGGGCTTATGTATTTAGGAAAAGAAGGAATGAATTCTAAAAATGTTCCGGTATACACTATGCCAGAACTCAAAGCATTTTTTGAAAACAACGGCCCCTGGTCTCAATTAGTAAAACTTAATAATATTTCGCTCCGGGAAATGCAGAATGAAGCCCCCGTACAACTCAGTACAAACCTGGAAGTAACTCCGGTACAGGTACCACACCGTGATGAATACTCAGAAACGGTTGGCTATCTCATTAAAGGTCCGCACAAAAAAGCGCTCTTTATTCCGGACATCGACAAATGGAATAAGTGGAAACACAATATTACAGATTTTATCAAAAACGTGGATTATGCTTTTCTTGACGGTACCTTTTATGATGCAGAAGAAGTAGGAAACCGAAATCTGGCAGACATCCCCCACCCTTTCATTACAGAAAGCATGGAAGCTTTTAAAAATTTACCTCAAAAAGAAAGAAAAAAAATCTTCTTTATTCATTTCAACCACACCAATAAGCTACTGCAACCAGACAGTGAACAGAGCAGACAGGTTTTAGAACGAGGCTTCAATATCGCAAGGTTAGGTGAAGAAGTAGAACTCTGA
- a CDS encoding RidA family protein has product MKKILILVFTVFFLFSFSQKKMSQAEYKNSAEVFTIKGLSQSTSVDCGSSKMIFLSGQVPLDKAGHLVGNDVEKQTEQVFKNIESILKEYGATGKDIIKLGIFITDISKTPDFRKIRDLYINLENPPVSSLVEVSRLFRDDVLIEVEATAVIKNK; this is encoded by the coding sequence ATGAAAAAGATTTTGATCCTGGTTTTTACCGTATTTTTTCTATTTTCATTCAGTCAGAAAAAGATGAGTCAGGCAGAATACAAAAACTCAGCTGAGGTTTTTACCATCAAAGGGCTTTCACAATCAACAAGTGTTGACTGTGGATCGTCTAAAATGATTTTTCTGTCCGGACAGGTACCGCTGGATAAAGCCGGCCATCTTGTAGGAAACGACGTTGAAAAACAGACGGAGCAGGTTTTTAAAAACATTGAAAGTATCCTGAAAGAATATGGAGCTACAGGAAAAGACATTATAAAACTGGGAATCTTTATTACGGATATATCCAAAACACCGGATTTCAGAAAAATACGTGACTTATACATCAACCTTGAAAACCCTCCTGTGAGCAGCCTTGTGGAAGTAAGCCGCCTCTTCAGAGATGATGTGCTTATAGAAGTAGAAGCCACGGCAGTTATAAAAAATAAATAA
- the ftsY gene encoding signal recognition particle-docking protein FtsY: MSWFKNIFKKEEKETLDKGLEKSSQGFFEKMTKAVVGKSKVDDEVLDNLEEILIASDVGASTTIKIIERIEERVARDKYVGVGELDNILREEISGLLLENPHAGTGNIDTTKKPYVIMVVGVNGVGKTTTIGKLAHQFKSEGKKVVLGAGDTFRAAAVDQLTIWSERVGVPIVKQEMGSDPASVAFDTVQSAVAQNADVVIIDTAGRLHNKINLMNELSKIKRVMQKVIPDAPHEILLVLDGSTGQNAFEQAKQFTAATEVNALAVTKLDGTAKGGVVIGISDQFQIPVKYIGVGEKMQDLQLFNGTEFVDSFFKKR; the protein is encoded by the coding sequence ATGAGTTGGTTTAAAAATATTTTCAAAAAAGAAGAAAAAGAAACATTAGACAAAGGCCTGGAAAAATCCAGCCAGGGTTTCTTTGAAAAAATGACGAAGGCCGTAGTCGGTAAAAGTAAAGTAGATGATGAAGTACTGGATAATCTTGAAGAAATTCTGATTGCTTCTGATGTAGGCGCATCTACAACCATCAAAATCATAGAAAGGATTGAAGAACGTGTAGCCCGTGATAAATATGTGGGCGTAGGGGAACTTGACAATATTCTGCGGGAAGAAATTTCAGGCCTGCTTCTTGAAAACCCTCACGCAGGTACAGGAAATATTGACACAACCAAAAAGCCTTACGTCATCATGGTAGTGGGTGTAAACGGTGTGGGAAAAACAACCACGATCGGTAAACTGGCTCACCAGTTTAAATCTGAAGGAAAAAAAGTAGTCCTTGGAGCAGGAGATACCTTCAGAGCAGCGGCAGTAGACCAGCTGACCATCTGGAGCGAAAGAGTAGGCGTTCCGATTGTAAAGCAGGAAATGGGTTCCGATCCTGCTTCTGTAGCTTTCGATACGGTACAGAGCGCTGTAGCCCAAAATGCAGATGTAGTGATCATTGACACAGCGGGAAGACTTCATAATAAGATTAACCTGATGAACGAGCTTTCCAAGATCAAAAGAGTAATGCAGAAAGTGATTCCTGATGCCCCTCACGAGATCCTTCTGGTTCTTGACGGTTCCACAGGACAAAATGCATTTGAGCAGGCAAAACAGTTTACCGCAGCCACGGAAGTGAATGCCCTGGCCGTGACAAAGCTTGACGGAACAGCCAAAGGAGGAGTAGTGATCGGTATATCAGATCAGTTTCAGATTCCTGTAAAATATATTGGTGTAGGTGAAAAAATGCAGGACCTTCAGCTTTTCAATGGTACGGAATTTGTTGACTCATTTTTCAAGAAAAGATGA
- a CDS encoding GlsB/YeaQ/YmgE family stress response membrane protein, producing the protein MGILTWIIFGLLAGAIAKMIMPGNQGGGWLITIILGIIGAFVGGAIGVYILHWGDVTSFWNPRSWILAIGGALIVLWIYGMATKKS; encoded by the coding sequence ATGGGAATTTTAACATGGATTATATTCGGACTGCTGGCTGGAGCCATCGCAAAAATGATTATGCCCGGTAACCAGGGAGGCGGCTGGCTGATCACTATTATTCTGGGAATCATTGGAGCATTCGTTGGAGGTGCTATTGGAGTGTACATCCTTCACTGGGGAGACGTTACTTCATTCTGGAATCCAAGAAGCTGGATTCTGGCTATTGGAGGCGCTTTGATTGTTCTCTGGATTTACGGAATGGCCACAAAGAAAAGTTAA